Within Bactrocera oleae isolate idBacOlea1 chromosome 6, idBacOlea1, whole genome shotgun sequence, the genomic segment CGGATGTAAAGACCTAAGCCAGACCAACCGATCAAGGTATACCATTACTAAATTGCCATTAATTttcatgaaatataaaatattactattattggaataaatgtatataaacaacTCTATTACTATTGGAATGCATTGAGcagttttgtataaataattttcgttaaaatttatttcttaatatattgtCAATTTTATGTAAATCCCTTTTATGTCTTTAACGATATTATTTATGACGAATATTAGCTATGTTTAACAACACACCTTGCAAATACAgctatttaaattgtaaataaagggATCTTTAATCACAAAATTGCCACACTGCTCTTACAGGTTGGGGCTATgcttataaaatacatatatagaaaattaccaacacttttctttatttaaaaattttcattattcgCTTTATATGCTCATCGCTTGTGTgcttacttattattatttgtatagtcTGTGTCTTTAAAATTGGTTAAACTTTTATTGTATGCTAATTTTTCCATGTTTTCTAATGAtcgacatttttgttgttttgtttttgtaattatttcgaATTCTTGGTATGCCAAGTGAACAATGCTGAAATTTAACAGTTTATTGTGTTATCTGCGCATAGTCTTtcattaagttaatttttgacAGTTTGTCGTTGTTTTATGAAAATGAATGTTATTAACTTTGTCTTGAAACTCGATCGAATATTTTGGCATTAGCGCAACACGCCGCAACGCTCTCAATAAGCTTACTGCTTAAGCTTCCAACGCTTTAGTTTTGTCCTCCGCGctttctattataattttttgttgctatgtGAAGAACTCGTTTTCGAACGCCGCGTACGCATGCCTTATTAAAAATCTAGCCGTCAATTTTTTTTGGCAACTGTTACCGCTTCttgtttattgaaatattgaataatGATTATTACTTGTTTATATGTTTTCTGTATTTGCGTGGCGATTACTCTTCATGACAACTTTAATGGGTGAAtggtaattttaaacaaaaaactgcatgttaaatgcaaattttattgcttttttcggCAAAAGTTATGCACCGCAAGCGCTGAAAAGCTGTGCGGCGGCGCAGTGTGGGAAGCTGGATTGGAAATAATGATATAATCTATATGAGTATcagtaacaaattaataattatttatgttcGTATGTTTGGACAAgcgaatttaacaataaaagcTAAGGAAAAATACCTACTTCTTCGATTCGCTTGCTCTTAAGTTGAGATCTGCACTGCAACAGTCTTTCTGTCGGTGAATCATCAGCAAAGTTTGGAGCATTTGAGAAGCTTAAGCCTAAGAGGTCTTTAACAGCATATTGTTAAAGTGATTTTATGTCAGGGCTTCACCTACTTAAAGTGTATCTCTGGGTTAATCTTACAAAATAAGTCTCTAATCATTTGCGAAAGTTTACCAGATTTTTGAGAATTAATGAATCTACACAGAGGCCGTCAAAATAATGTTTCCTACATTTTTAGGTTGTGCTCTTCCGAGGCTTAAATCACTAGCAGTATTGCTTGGTAAACTCACTAGATTTTAGAGTCGCCTTACGCTAGAAACCTAAGGTTTGTTTTCTTAACTAAAGTGTACGAACGTtgatgattaaaaaaatttggcaatttttaagacctttatttagttttttttttgccatttgcAGACATAGTACCGTTAGTATTCGCTGACTGTGCGCTAAAAGCTAGATAAGGAGTGCATGACCTCATTAGCAATAGCATCAAGCTTCTTCCGTGTTAGTTTTATTTGGATGCCCGGTCCCAGTGGTTTCCCCGAAagctgcaaagccgatgagatGAAATTTCATCTGATTGGAAGCATGTCGGTACTCCATTGTCTCTTGCGGTCCAGCGATGAACCCATGGACCTCCGGTAAGCTCTGCCAGTGCTGGTCAACAACCAGAACTTGTGTCGTTGCGATATTCTTCTGACCCAGAGTGAATCGTAAGAGATCTTAtgaactacttgctcttagcAAAGTCTATCTCGCCGCAATTGTAGGTGTTCTGACTGGATATTGTCCAATAGGTTTACACGCGGTGTGTCTAAATATTTGTCGGACGCTTCttgccaaagctgtatggaggaaggCTAGGTGGAATCATTTGGTCACTTTCTTCTTATTGTTCAGCTTTTGCCAGACTGAAATATCTGAGGAGCTGAGTTTTATTAAACctttttttaatagtatttttgcAGTTTATTTGGCTTGGTAGGCGAAATTAACTAAAAGCGTTTTCTTTTGGATCTTTCAAATATGGATAGTTTTTATGCACTTCGGGTGTAAATTGATACATCAAATTCAATAGCATATTGACCACTTTGTCTCGATTCTTCGCCACTTGTTCATCAATTTTAGCAATTTTCTCTTTTGTTGCATTTTCCACTCTCCTCTGTATTACTGCTAAGCTTTCATTAACATGTTTAGTAACTTCATTTAACACTTCTTCCCTTTCTGTTCCCAACATTTCGAGTTCTTTATTTgcagcatattttactttcttcATGAGTACACTTTTTCGTTTCCTTGCCTCACGTATTATTTCGGACGCTTGCTTCTCGGCGTGTATCAGATGTGGCAAGGGCGTTTGACTGGCTTTCATATCTGAGCGATTACGGCGAATTTatacgatttgaaattttgcaaattctgtgacttaaatttatagaaattgtTAGTAAATTGCTTTACGAAAATAGGTGtgagtttgtcaataaaatgttttgagaattatcaaataattttttctttggaaaatttcaaagaatttttttttctgtggaagtaaaagcattttttgagcgagtgaattatttttttttacatattttttgtaagaatattttcataaaagaaaaaaaagaatttgtaagaatattttcttttatg encodes:
- the LOC118680137 gene encoding V-type proton ATPase subunit G; amino-acid sequence: MHATEKPADQAKQHSGAVAATTSIGNAFVAEEEDSQTLNMKASQTPLPHLIHAEKQASEIIREARKRKSVLMKKVKYAANKELEMLGTEREEVLNEVTKHVNESLAVIQRRVENATKEKIAKIDEQVAKNRDKVVNMLLNLMYQFTPEVHKNYPYLKDPKENAFS